In Spirosoma aureum, a single genomic region encodes these proteins:
- a CDS encoding energy transducer TonB, translating into MIRLTFLFCLLSVFSLKTYGQYTVYQDEKGQVMTTMDVYGSARINSTAYNKVTVLGSPFLTYPVWQEGKVLLDRSGKEINCRLAYNLVTSEILCQFAGDSAVKIITPELFTINGIEFVRQQSSLVGINYYQYASIVHNGPTKFLKSLTKRLEPMNSSEIINNKHNKDILNSSIYRTQTNYYIQKAGARPDLISLSKNSLLDIFYEQSEKIAAKIPDKNLTLFEVVDIINYYDSLMAVARTATYPLSQNPLFNQLLHSKIIYPNWVGNQGIYGRVYAGFDIDSLGKVSRVTILSPDNVGFGFAQLVQNALEKLPNLDPTYIGNYVLPVTFTFTNSYEQAGPHIPINRLSTDRVGNRIVLDEFVVPYAISKKGITSKEVWGYYR; encoded by the coding sequence ATGATCCGGCTTACCTTTCTTTTCTGCCTCTTATCAGTCTTTTCTCTTAAAACGTATGGTCAATATACTGTCTATCAGGATGAAAAAGGCCAGGTAATGACGACGATGGATGTATATGGTTCCGCAAGGATAAATTCAACGGCTTATAATAAAGTAACGGTTCTGGGAAGTCCCTTCCTGACTTATCCCGTTTGGCAGGAAGGTAAAGTCCTACTGGACAGGTCGGGGAAAGAAATTAATTGCCGGTTAGCTTATAACCTGGTAACCAGTGAAATTTTGTGTCAGTTTGCCGGGGACTCTGCTGTCAAGATTATTACACCGGAACTATTCACAATCAATGGAATTGAGTTTGTTCGCCAGCAGAGTAGTCTGGTTGGGATCAATTATTACCAGTATGCATCGATCGTTCACAACGGGCCGACTAAATTCCTTAAAAGCTTAACCAAGCGGCTTGAGCCAATGAATAGTTCTGAAATTATAAACAATAAACACAATAAGGATATTCTTAACTCCAGCATTTACCGAACCCAAACTAATTATTACATTCAGAAAGCAGGCGCCCGGCCCGACCTGATAAGCTTATCTAAAAATTCGCTTCTGGATATATTCTATGAGCAATCGGAAAAAATAGCGGCAAAAATTCCTGATAAGAACCTGACTTTGTTCGAGGTAGTCGATATCATCAACTATTACGATTCCCTGATGGCCGTAGCACGGACAGCAACGTATCCGTTGAGTCAGAATCCATTATTTAATCAACTACTCCATTCCAAGATCATTTATCCAAACTGGGTTGGTAATCAGGGAATTTATGGGCGCGTTTATGCGGGATTCGACATAGACTCACTGGGCAAAGTTAGCCGGGTTACAATCCTTAGTCCAGACAATGTCGGATTTGGATTTGCCCAACTCGTGCAAAATGCGCTTGAAAAACTGCCCAATCTGGATCCAACCTATATCGGGAACTATGTGCTCCCAGTTACATTCACCTTCACCAATTCCTACGAACAGGCTGGCCCTCATATTCCAATTAATCGATTGTCTACCGACCGGGTTGGCAACCGCATTGTTTTAGATGAATTTGTGGTGCCTTATGCTATTTCAAAGAAAGGCATTACCAGCAAAGAGGTATGGGGCTATTACCGGTAA
- a CDS encoding ABC transporter ATP-binding protein, with the protein MNYDLNQFVGQKEEKNATYKALRKLLALIDDEQRTLILAFGAILINSSLILLGPVIIGRTIDQYVVTKQYAGVLTNAAILLGIYIVAFGTGYMQTRLMGGVGQRTLFKLRNAVFTKLQELPVAFFNQNKAGDLISRVNNDTDKLNLFFSQALMQFVSSIFLMTGAGLFLLFINLPLGAAALSPALLLWVFTKATSAWVKRKNALNLKSVGDMSAEIQESLNNFKVIIAFNRRDYFRKRFDEANQTNYKTAVGAGLANNVYMPIYGISANLGQLVVLTFGIYLIATGYFTIGLLISFLGYITNFYNPLRQLATLWASFQVALAGWDRIAHLLSLQTNLTTIENPLTVPTSSLLSFQGVSFSYPNGQEVLHNISFDLERGKTYALVGPTGGGKTTTASLIARLYDPTTGTVLLDGKDIRAYSAKERTQKIGFILQEPFLFTGTVRDNILYGNEQYQQYSNTQLTEAIHNANLEELLERFEEGLETKVQTSGDAISLGQKQLIAFMRAVLRNPDLLILDEATANIDTITEKLLDEILQKLPEKTTRIIIAHRLNTIESADEIFFINAGQVTKAGSLNDAVDMLLHGKRVS; encoded by the coding sequence ATGAACTACGATCTTAATCAGTTTGTCGGACAGAAAGAAGAAAAAAACGCCACTTACAAAGCCCTTCGGAAATTACTGGCGCTCATTGACGATGAACAGCGGACGTTGATACTGGCGTTTGGTGCGATCCTGATCAATTCGAGCCTGATCCTGCTTGGGCCTGTAATCATTGGACGAACCATTGACCAGTATGTTGTCACCAAACAATATGCCGGGGTTCTGACCAATGCGGCCATTCTGCTTGGGATCTATATAGTCGCATTCGGGACAGGGTACATGCAAACCCGGTTAATGGGCGGAGTAGGACAGCGAACGTTATTTAAGCTTCGCAATGCCGTGTTTACAAAATTGCAGGAACTTCCCGTCGCATTTTTTAACCAAAATAAAGCGGGCGATCTGATTTCACGCGTCAACAACGACACCGATAAACTAAATCTGTTTTTTTCGCAGGCACTCATGCAGTTTGTCAGTAGTATTTTCCTGATGACGGGGGCCGGATTGTTTTTGTTGTTTATCAATTTACCACTCGGAGCCGCAGCCTTATCGCCTGCATTGCTCCTATGGGTATTTACGAAGGCAACCTCAGCTTGGGTGAAGCGGAAGAATGCACTCAATTTGAAAAGCGTTGGCGATATGAGCGCCGAGATTCAGGAAAGCCTGAATAACTTCAAAGTGATCATTGCTTTTAATCGACGCGACTACTTCCGGAAACGGTTTGATGAGGCCAATCAGACTAATTACAAAACGGCGGTTGGCGCTGGTTTAGCCAACAACGTTTACATGCCGATTTATGGGATTTCGGCAAACCTCGGCCAACTCGTTGTGCTTACATTCGGAATCTACCTGATTGCAACCGGCTATTTTACAATCGGTTTGCTGATCAGCTTTCTGGGTTACATCACTAATTTCTATAATCCGCTTCGGCAACTGGCTACCTTATGGGCAAGCTTTCAGGTTGCATTGGCCGGATGGGACCGTATTGCCCACCTTCTGTCGCTACAAACGAATCTAACAACGATTGAGAATCCATTAACCGTACCGACGTCTTCGTTATTATCATTTCAGGGCGTTTCATTCAGTTATCCAAATGGTCAGGAAGTTCTTCATAACATCAGTTTTGATCTGGAACGTGGGAAAACCTACGCCCTGGTTGGCCCGACTGGTGGTGGTAAAACCACGACTGCCTCGTTGATTGCCCGGCTCTATGACCCAACTACCGGAACCGTACTGCTTGACGGAAAGGACATTCGGGCCTATAGTGCCAAAGAGCGTACTCAGAAGATCGGCTTTATTTTGCAGGAGCCCTTTTTGTTTACGGGTACGGTTCGTGACAATATTCTGTATGGCAATGAGCAGTATCAGCAATATTCAAATACGCAACTGACTGAGGCTATCCATAATGCTAATCTGGAAGAACTGCTGGAACGCTTTGAGGAAGGACTTGAGACAAAAGTCCAGACGAGTGGTGATGCCATTAGTCTGGGGCAGAAACAGCTCATTGCGTTCATGCGGGCCGTATTACGTAACCCTGATCTGCTGATTCTGGATGAAGCTACGGCGAATATCGACACGATTACCGAAAAGCTTTTAGATGAAATCCTGCAGAAATTGCCCGAAAAAACAACCCGCATCATTATCGCCCATCGCCTGAATACCATTGAAAGTGCCGATGAAATATTTTTCATCAATGCAGGCCAGGTCACAAAGGCGGGATCACTCAACGACGCGGTCGATATGTTACTGCATGGAAAGCGAGTGAGCTAG
- a CDS encoding ABC transporter ATP-binding protein has translation MDKATIKPEAPKKAPSPLLSLLKPYSRMIILLILFALISNGVNLLLPMIISHGIDDYTAGKFVLKTIVIEFLAAALFIFVFTYLQSIIQTYASERVAKDLRTQLADKISRQSFAYIQQANPSRLLTNLTSDIDSVKTFVSQAVVSIVSSLCIIIGASILLLSINWKLGLTVLAIVPIVGITFYVLMRKVRTLFKRSREVVDWLNKVINESVLGSALIRVINSQQLEYDKFLAANTDAKDLGLAILRLFAALIPVISFTANMAALSILVMGGHFVITGSMSLGDFAAFSSYLSLLIFPIIMLGFMSNVIAQASASYERVNQVLQAPETMKTGTIDRALAGDIDVRDVSVNYDGKPALKDVSFSVKAGTQTAIVGPTAAGKSQLLYLLTGLINTSEGSVEYDGQPIDQYNEDTFHQQVGFVFQDSIIFNMSLRENIAFSDTVTDESLDKAIDTAELRGFIDSLPQKLQTVVSERGASLSGGQKQRIMLARALALNPKVLLLDDFTARVDTNTEQKIVQNIQKNYPGLTLISVTQKIASIEDYEQIILLMEGEIIAKGTHPELMSSSPEYVQIYQSQRSTSQYELRS, from the coding sequence ATGGACAAAGCTACAATAAAACCGGAAGCGCCTAAAAAGGCTCCTTCTCCTTTACTGAGCCTGCTAAAGCCGTATTCCAGAATGATCATTTTGTTGATCCTGTTTGCACTGATCAGCAACGGGGTGAACTTGTTATTACCAATGATCATCTCGCATGGAATTGATGATTACACCGCCGGGAAATTTGTGCTTAAAACCATAGTTATTGAGTTTCTGGCGGCTGCTCTATTCATTTTTGTTTTTACCTACCTGCAAAGTATCATTCAAACCTATGCTTCTGAGCGGGTGGCGAAGGATTTACGAACCCAACTGGCCGATAAAATTTCGCGCCAGAGCTTTGCGTATATCCAGCAGGCTAATCCATCTCGTTTACTGACAAACCTGACCTCCGACATTGACTCGGTCAAGACGTTTGTTTCACAAGCCGTTGTCTCGATCGTTTCCTCGTTATGCATCATCATCGGAGCAAGTATTCTGCTCCTGAGCATCAATTGGAAACTCGGGTTAACCGTGCTGGCTATCGTGCCCATTGTGGGTATTACATTTTACGTGTTGATGCGTAAAGTGCGAACACTGTTTAAACGGAGCCGCGAGGTTGTCGACTGGCTGAATAAAGTCATTAACGAAAGCGTTCTGGGTTCAGCCCTGATCCGGGTTATCAATTCGCAACAGCTTGAATACGATAAATTCCTGGCGGCTAATACAGATGCCAAAGATCTGGGATTAGCCATTTTACGTCTGTTTGCGGCCCTGATTCCAGTTATTAGTTTCACCGCTAACATGGCAGCATTGAGCATTCTGGTGATGGGTGGTCATTTTGTCATTACAGGCAGTATGTCGCTGGGCGATTTTGCTGCTTTCAGTAGTTATCTGTCACTGCTGATTTTTCCGATTATTATGCTTGGCTTTATGAGTAACGTCATTGCACAGGCGTCGGCTTCGTATGAACGGGTCAATCAGGTTTTACAAGCACCTGAAACGATGAAAACTGGGACAATTGACCGTGCACTTGCCGGTGATATTGATGTACGAGACGTTTCGGTTAACTATGACGGGAAGCCTGCTCTTAAAGACGTTTCGTTTTCAGTGAAAGCAGGTACCCAAACGGCTATTGTTGGCCCAACGGCAGCTGGCAAGAGCCAACTACTATATCTCTTAACAGGCCTTATTAACACGTCGGAGGGTAGCGTTGAATACGACGGTCAGCCGATCGACCAGTATAATGAGGATACATTTCACCAGCAAGTCGGCTTCGTCTTTCAGGACAGTATTATCTTCAATATGAGCCTTCGCGAAAACATTGCGTTTAGCGATACAGTCACGGATGAGTCGCTCGATAAAGCAATTGATACGGCCGAACTACGCGGGTTTATCGACTCGTTGCCACAGAAATTACAAACTGTTGTTTCTGAGCGCGGAGCCAGCCTTTCGGGTGGTCAGAAACAACGGATAATGCTGGCACGTGCTTTGGCACTTAATCCTAAAGTATTGCTGCTCGACGATTTTACCGCTCGTGTCGATACGAATACGGAACAGAAAATTGTGCAGAATATTCAGAAGAACTACCCCGGATTAACGCTGATTTCAGTAACGCAAAAGATTGCTTCCATTGAAGATTATGAGCAGATTATTTTACTGATGGAAGGTGAAATCATCGCCAAAGGCACTCATCCTGAATTGATGAGCAGTAGTCCCGAATACGTTCAGATTTACCAGTCGCAACGCAGTACAAGTCAGTATGAACTACGATCTTAA
- a CDS encoding sterol desaturase family protein: MPFSLFGADKIPFDSIHNLEKNIPNIIVWAVPVMLLFTAIEMAVTYYQERDFYEKKETIGSILVGLGNLVVSAALKLGLLYLCIWVYNLLPWRMELQWWTLVPCYIIYDFFSYWAHRVSHEQRFWWATHVVHHSSEHYNLTVSYRLSWIQHLKIIFFLPVAFMGFHPVIFFVTNQLAVLFQFWVHTEYIRRMPAWVEYIFATPSNHRVHHGSQEKYIDKNFGATFIFWDRIFGTFQPEEEPVIYGITTNIPNKANPFFINFHELTDMVNDVRNARGFRKKLFYIFGSPVKIAEEKKRLTEQELAEERMAA, from the coding sequence ATGCCTTTTTCTTTGTTTGGTGCAGATAAAATCCCATTTGACAGCATACATAATCTAGAAAAAAATATACCGAATATAATCGTATGGGCAGTGCCGGTCATGTTGCTCTTTACGGCTATTGAAATGGCGGTTACCTATTACCAGGAACGAGATTTTTACGAAAAGAAAGAAACCATTGGCTCCATTCTGGTGGGTCTTGGCAATTTAGTTGTTAGTGCAGCCCTCAAGTTGGGGCTGTTGTATTTGTGTATCTGGGTTTACAACCTGTTACCCTGGCGCATGGAGTTGCAATGGTGGACACTTGTTCCCTGCTACATCATCTATGATTTTTTCAGTTACTGGGCTCACCGCGTTTCGCATGAGCAACGATTCTGGTGGGCTACCCATGTGGTTCATCATTCCAGTGAGCATTACAACCTGACGGTTTCCTACCGACTGAGCTGGATTCAGCACCTGAAAATTATCTTCTTTTTACCGGTCGCGTTCATGGGATTTCATCCTGTTATTTTCTTTGTGACGAACCAGCTTGCTGTCTTGTTTCAGTTTTGGGTGCATACTGAATACATCCGGCGTATGCCTGCCTGGGTCGAGTACATTTTCGCGACGCCATCGAACCATCGGGTCCATCATGGCTCGCAGGAGAAATACATTGACAAAAACTTCGGCGCTACCTTTATTTTCTGGGATCGAATATTCGGCACTTTTCAACCCGAAGAAGAACCCGTTATTTACGGCATTACAACGAATATTCCGAACAAGGCCAATCCATTCTTTATCAATTTTCACGAGCTTACCGATATGGTTAACGACGTTCGGAACGCCCGAGGATTTCGTAAGAAACTATTCTATATTTTTGGTAGCCCCGTAAAAATTGCAGAAGAGAAAAAACGGTTGACTGAACAGGAGTTAGCTGAAGAACGCATGGCAGCCTAA